A window of Equus caballus isolate H_3958 breed thoroughbred chromosome 10, TB-T2T, whole genome shotgun sequence contains these coding sequences:
- the TENT5A gene encoding terminal nucleotidyltransferase 5A isoform X1 produces the protein MHQRYFWTDQGQVVFGGHFMAEGEGYFAMAEDELAGGPYIPPGGDFSGGDFGGGGGGGFGGHCLDYCESPTAHCNVLNWEQVQRLDGILSETIPIHGRGNFPTLELQPSLIVKVVRRRLAEKRIGVRDVRLNGSAASHVLHQDSGLGYKDLDLIFCADLRGEEEFQTVKDVVLDCLLDFLPEGVNKEKITPLTLKEAYVQKMVKVCNDSDRWSLISLSNNSGKNVELKFVDSLRRQFEFSVDSFQIKLDSLLLFYECSENPMTETFHPTIIGESVYGDFHEAFDHLCNKIIATRNPEEIRGGGLLKYCNLLVRGFRPASDEIKTLQRYMCSRFFIDFSDIGEQQRKLESYLQNHFVGLEDRKYDYLMTLHGVVNESTVCLMGHERRQTLNLITMLAIRVLADQNVIPNVANVTCYYQPAPYVADANFSNYYIAQVQPVFTCQQQTYSTWLPCN, from the exons ATGCATCAGAGATACTTTTG gacTGACCAGGGCCAAGTGGTGTTCGGCGGGCATTTCATGGCGGAGGGCGAAGGGTACTTTGCTATGGCCGAGGACGAGCTGGCCGGCGGCCCCTACATCCCCCCGGGCGGCGACTTCAGCGGCGGCGActtcggcggcggcggcggcggcggcttcGGCGGGCACTGCCTGGACTATTGCGAAAGCCCCACGGCGCACTGCAACGTGCTGAACTGGGAGCAAGTGCAGCGGCTGGACGGCATCCTGAGCGAGACCATCCCGATCCACGGGCGCGGCAACTTCCCCACGCTCGAGCTGCAGCCCAGCCTGATCGTGAAGGTGGTGCGGCGGCGCCTGGCGGAGAAGCGCATCGGCGTCCGCGACGTGCGCCTCAACGGCTCGGCCGCCAGCCACGTCCTGCACCAGGACAGCGGCCTGGGCTACAAGGACCTGGACCTCATCTTCTGCGCCGACCTGCGCGGGGAAGAGGAGTTTCAGACTGTGAAGGACGTCGTGCTGGACTGCCTGTTGGACTTCTTACCCGAAGGGGTGAACAAGGAAAAGATCACGCCACTCACGCTCAAG GAAGCTTATGTGCAGAAAATGGTTAAAGTGTGCAATGACTCTGACCGATGGAGTCTTATATCCCTGTCGAACAACAGTGGCAAAAATGTGGAACTGAAATTTGTGGATTCCCTCCGGAGGCAGTTTGAATTTAGTGTAGATTCTTTTCAAATCAAATTAGACTCTCTGCTCCTCTTTTACGAATGTTCAGAGAACCCGATGACTGAAACATTTCACCCCACAATAATTGGAGAAAGTGTCTACGGCGATTTCCACGAAGCTTTTGATCACCTTTGTAACAAGATCATTGCCACCAGGAACCCAGAAGAAATCAGAGGGGGAGGCCTGCTTAAGTACTGCAACCTCTTGGTGAGGGGCTTTAGGCCCGCCTCTGATGAGATCAAGACCCTGCAGAGGTACATGTGTTCCCGGTTTTTCATCGACTTCTCAGACATTGGAGAGCAGCAGAGAAAACTGGAGTCCTATTTGCAGAACCACTTTGTGGGGTTGGAAGACCGCAAGTATGACTATCTGATGACGCTTCACGGAGTGGTGAATGAAAGCACGGTGTGCCTGATGGGACATGAAAGAAGACAGACTTTAAACCTCATCACCATGCTGGCTATCCGGGTTCTAGCTGACCAAAATGTCATCCCTAACGTGGCTAATGTCACTTGCTATTACCAGCCGGCCCCCTATGTAGCAGATGCCAACTTTAGCAATTACTACATTGCACAGGTCCAGCCTGTATTCACATGCCAGCAGCAGACATACTCCACTTGGCTACCCTGCAATTAA
- the TENT5A gene encoding terminal nucleotidyltransferase 5A isoform X2, whose amino-acid sequence MAEGEGYFAMAEDELAGGPYIPPGGDFSGGDFGGGGGGGFGGHCLDYCESPTAHCNVLNWEQVQRLDGILSETIPIHGRGNFPTLELQPSLIVKVVRRRLAEKRIGVRDVRLNGSAASHVLHQDSGLGYKDLDLIFCADLRGEEEFQTVKDVVLDCLLDFLPEGVNKEKITPLTLKEAYVQKMVKVCNDSDRWSLISLSNNSGKNVELKFVDSLRRQFEFSVDSFQIKLDSLLLFYECSENPMTETFHPTIIGESVYGDFHEAFDHLCNKIIATRNPEEIRGGGLLKYCNLLVRGFRPASDEIKTLQRYMCSRFFIDFSDIGEQQRKLESYLQNHFVGLEDRKYDYLMTLHGVVNESTVCLMGHERRQTLNLITMLAIRVLADQNVIPNVANVTCYYQPAPYVADANFSNYYIAQVQPVFTCQQQTYSTWLPCN is encoded by the exons ATGGCGGAGGGCGAAGGGTACTTTGCTATGGCCGAGGACGAGCTGGCCGGCGGCCCCTACATCCCCCCGGGCGGCGACTTCAGCGGCGGCGActtcggcggcggcggcggcggcggcttcGGCGGGCACTGCCTGGACTATTGCGAAAGCCCCACGGCGCACTGCAACGTGCTGAACTGGGAGCAAGTGCAGCGGCTGGACGGCATCCTGAGCGAGACCATCCCGATCCACGGGCGCGGCAACTTCCCCACGCTCGAGCTGCAGCCCAGCCTGATCGTGAAGGTGGTGCGGCGGCGCCTGGCGGAGAAGCGCATCGGCGTCCGCGACGTGCGCCTCAACGGCTCGGCCGCCAGCCACGTCCTGCACCAGGACAGCGGCCTGGGCTACAAGGACCTGGACCTCATCTTCTGCGCCGACCTGCGCGGGGAAGAGGAGTTTCAGACTGTGAAGGACGTCGTGCTGGACTGCCTGTTGGACTTCTTACCCGAAGGGGTGAACAAGGAAAAGATCACGCCACTCACGCTCAAG GAAGCTTATGTGCAGAAAATGGTTAAAGTGTGCAATGACTCTGACCGATGGAGTCTTATATCCCTGTCGAACAACAGTGGCAAAAATGTGGAACTGAAATTTGTGGATTCCCTCCGGAGGCAGTTTGAATTTAGTGTAGATTCTTTTCAAATCAAATTAGACTCTCTGCTCCTCTTTTACGAATGTTCAGAGAACCCGATGACTGAAACATTTCACCCCACAATAATTGGAGAAAGTGTCTACGGCGATTTCCACGAAGCTTTTGATCACCTTTGTAACAAGATCATTGCCACCAGGAACCCAGAAGAAATCAGAGGGGGAGGCCTGCTTAAGTACTGCAACCTCTTGGTGAGGGGCTTTAGGCCCGCCTCTGATGAGATCAAGACCCTGCAGAGGTACATGTGTTCCCGGTTTTTCATCGACTTCTCAGACATTGGAGAGCAGCAGAGAAAACTGGAGTCCTATTTGCAGAACCACTTTGTGGGGTTGGAAGACCGCAAGTATGACTATCTGATGACGCTTCACGGAGTGGTGAATGAAAGCACGGTGTGCCTGATGGGACATGAAAGAAGACAGACTTTAAACCTCATCACCATGCTGGCTATCCGGGTTCTAGCTGACCAAAATGTCATCCCTAACGTGGCTAATGTCACTTGCTATTACCAGCCGGCCCCCTATGTAGCAGATGCCAACTTTAGCAATTACTACATTGCACAGGTCCAGCCTGTATTCACATGCCAGCAGCAGACATACTCCACTTGGCTACCCTGCAATTAA